A genomic stretch from Halichoerus grypus chromosome 5, mHalGry1.hap1.1, whole genome shotgun sequence includes:
- the PALMD gene encoding palmdelphin isoform X3, translating to MKKQNQQDQHQIQVLEQSIPRLEKEIQDLEKAELQISTNEEAILKKLKSVERTTEDIIRSVKVEKEETSEESIEDIYANIPDLPKSYVPSRLRKDRYEGIEDDEQNRKALYAMEIKVEKDLKTGESTVLSSIPLPSDDFKGTGIKVYDDGRKSVYAVSSNHGAAYNGTDGLAPVEVEELLRQASERNSKSPTEYHEPVYANPFCRPTTPQREKVTPGPNFQERIKMKANGLGNDINESIHNLDNGLSEGRDNSFNHVSPIRPIPQPRSMTQQAEEMPHSLQKRLMTPWEESSAMQDKYVASPKARLSPSESLAGKSKHQDSSPACKEDEEDIRYNIVHSLPSDMTDSEPVTMIFMGYQQAEDNEEEKKLLTGYDGIIHAELVVIDDEEEGEGEAEKPSYHPVAPYSQVYQPATPTPLPRKRSEVNPYENTNHKSPHKNSISRKEQEENLGNPVQHSPLDVQMAGDGTEDPSLTALRMRMAKLGKKVI from the exons ACTTGAGAAAGAGATCCAAGATCTTGAAAAGGCTGAGCTGCAAATCTCAACTAATGAAGAGgcaattttaaagaaactaaaatcaGTTGAGAGGACAACAGAAGACATAATAAGG tcTGTGaaagtggaaaaggaagaaacatcaGAAG AGTCAATCGAAGACATCTATGCTAATATCCCTGACCTTCCAAAATCCTACGTGCCTTCCAGATTAAGGAAGGACAGATATGAAGGAATAGAAgatgatgaacaaaacagaaaag ctTTGTATGCCATGGAAATTAAAGTTGAAAAAGACTTGAAAACTGGAGAAAGTACAGTCCTGTCTTCAATACCTCTCCCCTCAGATGACTTTAAAGGTACAGGAATAAAAGTTTACGACGACGGGCGCAAGTCAGTATATGCAGTAAGCTCTAATCATGGTGCGGCGTACAATGGCACGGATGGCCTGGCCCCAGTTGAGGTGGAGGAACTTTTGAGACAAGCCTCCGAGAGAAACTCTAAATCCCCAACAGAGTATCATGAGCCTGTCTATGCCAATCCATTTTGCAGACCTACAACACCACAGAGGGAGAAGGTAACTCCTGGACCAAACTTTCAAGAAAGGATAAAGATGAAAGCTAATGGACTAGGTAATGATATAAATGAATCCATACACAATCTGGACAATGGGctttcagaggggagggacaaCAGCTTCAATCATGTCAGCCCCATTCGGCCCATACCTCAACCCCGATCAATGACTCAACAAGCTGAGGAGATGCCCCACAGCCTACAAAAGAGGCTGATGACTCCTTGGGAAGAATCCAGTGCGATGCAGGACAAATATGTGGCCTCTCCAAAGGCAAGACTGAGTCCCAGTGAATCACTAGCTGGGAAGTCAAAACACCAGGATTCTTCTCCTGCTTGTAAGGAGGATGAGGAAGATATTAGATACAATATCGTTCATTCCCTGCCTTCTGATATGACTGATTCAGAACCTGTGACGATGATCTTCATGGGGTATCAGCAGGCAGAAgacaatgaagaagaaaagaagcttCTGACAGGGTATGATGGGATCATCCATGCTGAGCTGGTTGTGattgatgatgaggaggagggtGAAGGGGAAGCTGAGAAACCATCCTACCATCCCGTAGCTCCCTACAGTCAGGTTTACCAGCCTGCCACACCAACACCGCTTCCTAGAAAGAGATCAGAAGTTAATCCCTATGAAAACACAAACCACAAATCTCCCCACAAAAATTCCATATCCCGGAAAGAGCAAGAAGAAAACTTAGGCAACCCAGTTCAACATTCTCCGCTTGACGTTCAGATGGCCGGTGATGGGACTGAGGACCCGTCCTTAACAG ctttaaggatgagaatggcaaaactggggaaaaaagttATCTGA
- the PALMD gene encoding palmdelphin isoform X2: MLKRLLPVFLSRILMDCCLTFRLEKEIQDLEKAELQISTNEEAILKKLKSVERTTEDIIRSVKVEKEETSEESIEDIYANIPDLPKSYVPSRLRKDRYEGIEDDEQNRKALYAMEIKVEKDLKTGESTVLSSIPLPSDDFKGTGIKVYDDGRKSVYAVSSNHGAAYNGTDGLAPVEVEELLRQASERNSKSPTEYHEPVYANPFCRPTTPQREKVTPGPNFQERIKMKANGLGNDINESIHNLDNGLSEGRDNSFNHVSPIRPIPQPRSMTQQAEEMPHSLQKRLMTPWEESSAMQDKYVASPKARLSPSESLAGKSKHQDSSPACKEDEEDIRYNIVHSLPSDMTDSEPVTMIFMGYQQAEDNEEEKKLLTGYDGIIHAELVVIDDEEEGEGEAEKPSYHPVAPYSQVYQPATPTPLPRKRSEVNPYENTNHKSPHKNSISRKEQEENLGNPVQHSPLDVQMAGDGTEDPSLTALRMRMAKLGKKVI; the protein is encoded by the exons atgttgaagaggttgctgcctgtgttcctctctaggattttgatggattgctgtctcacatttag ACTTGAGAAAGAGATCCAAGATCTTGAAAAGGCTGAGCTGCAAATCTCAACTAATGAAGAGgcaattttaaagaaactaaaatcaGTTGAGAGGACAACAGAAGACATAATAAGG tcTGTGaaagtggaaaaggaagaaacatcaGAAG AGTCAATCGAAGACATCTATGCTAATATCCCTGACCTTCCAAAATCCTACGTGCCTTCCAGATTAAGGAAGGACAGATATGAAGGAATAGAAgatgatgaacaaaacagaaaag ctTTGTATGCCATGGAAATTAAAGTTGAAAAAGACTTGAAAACTGGAGAAAGTACAGTCCTGTCTTCAATACCTCTCCCCTCAGATGACTTTAAAGGTACAGGAATAAAAGTTTACGACGACGGGCGCAAGTCAGTATATGCAGTAAGCTCTAATCATGGTGCGGCGTACAATGGCACGGATGGCCTGGCCCCAGTTGAGGTGGAGGAACTTTTGAGACAAGCCTCCGAGAGAAACTCTAAATCCCCAACAGAGTATCATGAGCCTGTCTATGCCAATCCATTTTGCAGACCTACAACACCACAGAGGGAGAAGGTAACTCCTGGACCAAACTTTCAAGAAAGGATAAAGATGAAAGCTAATGGACTAGGTAATGATATAAATGAATCCATACACAATCTGGACAATGGGctttcagaggggagggacaaCAGCTTCAATCATGTCAGCCCCATTCGGCCCATACCTCAACCCCGATCAATGACTCAACAAGCTGAGGAGATGCCCCACAGCCTACAAAAGAGGCTGATGACTCCTTGGGAAGAATCCAGTGCGATGCAGGACAAATATGTGGCCTCTCCAAAGGCAAGACTGAGTCCCAGTGAATCACTAGCTGGGAAGTCAAAACACCAGGATTCTTCTCCTGCTTGTAAGGAGGATGAGGAAGATATTAGATACAATATCGTTCATTCCCTGCCTTCTGATATGACTGATTCAGAACCTGTGACGATGATCTTCATGGGGTATCAGCAGGCAGAAgacaatgaagaagaaaagaagcttCTGACAGGGTATGATGGGATCATCCATGCTGAGCTGGTTGTGattgatgatgaggaggagggtGAAGGGGAAGCTGAGAAACCATCCTACCATCCCGTAGCTCCCTACAGTCAGGTTTACCAGCCTGCCACACCAACACCGCTTCCTAGAAAGAGATCAGAAGTTAATCCCTATGAAAACACAAACCACAAATCTCCCCACAAAAATTCCATATCCCGGAAAGAGCAAGAAGAAAACTTAGGCAACCCAGTTCAACATTCTCCGCTTGACGTTCAGATGGCCGGTGATGGGACTGAGGACCCGTCCTTAACAG ctttaaggatgagaatggcaaaactggggaaaaaagttATCTGA